A window of the Desulfotignum phosphitoxidans DSM 13687 genome harbors these coding sequences:
- a CDS encoding sugar phosphate nucleotidyltransferase, with protein MNALILAAGFGTRLLPYTRTLPKPLFTLGGKPVLQHTIERLVQSGCRRILINSHHLSHQITEFLDRLDLGPDVDIRDVHESLILDTGGAIANVKDVMKNDCFFVINSDVVTDIDLTSVWRFHLANQALATLVLHDRAAYNQVTMDSDAWITGFRSPGQGLAFTGIQVLSPKIFDHLPENRVFSSIDWYAQLCPAKKIKAYVAPDLFWEDIGTIDAYSRTARLWISAKALGSSVRHVDIQALSGDGSDRSWFRASPVSKTPPLSGETSGSVVVCDHGICLPETDRRAQVDAFVAIGNHLYQNGICVPQILAFDAFSGVVAVQDLGNLHLADVVAQISDLSQITGLYEKVIDRLILFSRKGAQGFDLSWTCQTPYYSRTLILENECRYFVDRFVQGYLGKNIDFDALADDFHFIADQALTGGENGLMHRDCQSKNIMIKNGAPFFIDFQAARIGPLQYDLASLLLDPYVALPKPVQKNLLVYAMDRLNLTSPERRQQFIQNFDYCSLTRNLQILGAFAYLSRVKGKSWFETYIPTAMTSLKHWMHFQAPEPDAVRRLKKLVLSL; from the coding sequence ATGAACGCATTGATTCTGGCCGCCGGATTCGGGACCCGGCTGTTGCCCTATACCCGGACCCTGCCCAAACCGCTGTTCACTCTGGGCGGAAAACCGGTTTTGCAGCACACCATCGAACGATTGGTTCAAAGCGGATGCCGACGGATTCTGATCAATAGCCACCATCTGTCCCATCAGATCACCGAATTTCTGGACCGCCTGGATCTTGGCCCGGATGTAGACATCCGTGACGTGCATGAATCTTTGATCCTGGATACCGGCGGGGCCATCGCCAATGTCAAAGATGTCATGAAAAACGACTGTTTTTTTGTCATCAACAGTGATGTGGTCACAGATATCGACCTGACTTCGGTCTGGCGGTTTCACCTGGCAAATCAGGCTCTGGCCACGCTGGTGCTCCATGATCGGGCCGCGTACAACCAGGTGACCATGGATTCAGATGCCTGGATCACCGGATTTCGTTCCCCCGGTCAGGGGCTGGCATTTACCGGTATCCAGGTGCTGTCTCCAAAAATCTTTGACCATCTGCCCGAAAACCGCGTTTTTTCCAGTATTGACTGGTATGCGCAATTGTGTCCGGCCAAAAAAATCAAAGCATATGTGGCCCCGGACCTGTTCTGGGAAGACATCGGTACCATCGATGCCTATTCACGCACGGCCCGGCTGTGGATCAGCGCCAAAGCCCTTGGATCTTCTGTGAGACACGTTGACATCCAGGCGTTGTCCGGAGACGGTTCCGACCGGTCCTGGTTCCGGGCAAGCCCGGTTTCAAAGACACCACCTTTATCCGGAGAGACTTCCGGGTCGGTGGTGGTCTGCGACCACGGTATCTGCCTGCCGGAAACAGACCGGCGCGCCCAGGTGGATGCGTTTGTGGCCATTGGCAATCATCTGTATCAAAACGGCATCTGTGTCCCGCAAATTCTGGCTTTTGATGCATTCAGCGGTGTGGTGGCGGTTCAGGATCTGGGAAACCTTCATCTGGCCGATGTGGTGGCTCAGATATCGGACCTGTCTCAAATCACGGGCCTGTATGAAAAGGTCATTGACCGGTTGATTTTGTTTTCCCGAAAAGGCGCCCAGGGGTTTGACCTGTCCTGGACCTGCCAGACCCCTTATTATTCCAGGACGCTGATTCTGGAAAACGAATGCCGGTATTTTGTGGACCGATTTGTTCAGGGCTATCTGGGAAAAAATATTGATTTTGATGCCCTGGCAGATGACTTTCATTTCATTGCCGATCAGGCATTGACCGGCGGAGAAAACGGACTGATGCACCGGGACTGCCAGTCAAAAAACATCATGATCAAAAATGGGGCCCCGTTTTTCATCGATTTTCAAGCCGCCCGGATCGGCCCGTTGCAATATGATCTGGCGTCTCTGTTGCTGGATCCCTATGTGGCCCTGCCAAAACCGGTTCAAAAAAACCTGCTGGTCTATGCCATGGACCGGCTGAACCTGACATCCCCTGAACGGCGACAGCAGTTCATACAAAATTTTGACTATTGTTCCCTGACCCGGAACCTGCAGATTCTCGGCGCGTTCGCCTATTTGAGCCGGGTCAAGGGAAAATCATGGTTTGAAACCTATATTCCGACGGCAATGACATCCTTGAAACACTGGATGCACTTTCAGGCACCTGAACCTGACGCCGTCCGCCGACTCAAAAAACTGGTTCTGAGTCTATAA
- the dapB gene encoding dihydrodipicolinate reductase, translated as MENIFVMINGLPGNVAATMARAALADPRFQLIPASLTGPDICETSFQVDKISVTLIKPDERETAVSKIRQAFGDFIAIDYTHPSAVNANARFYIQQHIPFVMGTTGGDRTALEADVSKGEIPAVIAPNMAKQIVGFQAMMAFAADQFPGLFTGYSLEIKESHQQGKADTSGTAKAMVGYFNRLGLDFKPEQIQQIRDPKVQKTQWHIPERYLSGHGWHTYTLTAPDGSVLFEFKHNINGRQIYVEGTFDAVLFLKKQISDPLGPKRLYTMMDVLNQQE; from the coding sequence ATGGAAAATATTTTTGTCATGATCAACGGGCTGCCCGGGAATGTGGCGGCAACCATGGCCCGGGCCGCACTGGCTGATCCCCGGTTTCAGCTTATTCCGGCCTCTCTGACCGGACCTGATATCTGTGAAACATCCTTTCAAGTGGATAAAATTTCCGTCACACTGATAAAACCCGATGAGCGGGAGACGGCTGTTTCAAAGATCCGGCAGGCGTTCGGCGATTTCATTGCCATCGACTATACCCACCCGTCCGCGGTCAATGCCAATGCCCGGTTTTATATCCAGCAACACATTCCTTTTGTAATGGGCACCACGGGCGGCGACAGAACCGCTTTGGAAGCGGATGTGTCCAAAGGGGAGATCCCTGCGGTGATCGCTCCCAACATGGCCAAACAGATCGTAGGGTTCCAGGCCATGATGGCCTTTGCCGCAGATCAGTTCCCGGGTCTGTTCACCGGGTATTCCCTTGAAATCAAAGAAAGTCACCAGCAGGGAAAAGCCGACACATCCGGCACAGCCAAAGCCATGGTGGGATATTTCAACCGCCTGGGATTGGATTTCAAACCGGAACAGATTCAACAGATCCGTGATCCTAAAGTACAGAAAACCCAGTGGCACATTCCGGAACGGTATCTGTCCGGTCACGGCTGGCATACCTACACTCTGACCGCACCGGATGGATCGGTTTTGTTTGAATTCAAACACAATATCAACGGCCGCCAGATCTATGTGGAAGGCACGTTTGATGCGGTCCTGTTCTTGAAAAAACAGATCTCCGATCCCCTGGGTCCTAAACGACTGTACACCATGATGGATGTGCTGAACCAGCAGGAATAG